From a single Streptomyces sp. 1331.2 genomic region:
- a CDS encoding DJ-1/PfpI family protein has translation MTSKILLVTGDAAESLEVFYPYQRLREEGYQVDIAAPTKKRLQFVVHDFVDGYDTYTEKPGYTWPADLALADVDPADYVALVIPGGRAPEYLRNDPDVQRIAQHFFAADKPVAQICHGPLIAAAAGALDGRRTSAYPALAPDIKAAGAEFVDGEAVVDGVVVSARAWPDHPAWLRAFIEVLRKHAPLA, from the coding sequence ATGACATCGAAGATCCTGCTCGTCACCGGGGACGCCGCCGAGTCGCTGGAGGTGTTCTACCCGTACCAGCGCTTGCGCGAGGAGGGCTACCAGGTCGACATCGCGGCCCCGACCAAGAAGCGCCTGCAGTTCGTGGTGCACGACTTCGTCGACGGCTACGACACCTACACCGAGAAGCCCGGCTACACCTGGCCCGCCGACCTCGCCCTCGCCGACGTCGACCCGGCCGACTACGTGGCCCTGGTCATCCCCGGCGGCCGCGCCCCCGAGTACCTGCGCAACGACCCGGACGTGCAGCGGATCGCGCAGCACTTCTTCGCCGCGGACAAGCCCGTCGCGCAGATCTGCCACGGCCCGCTGATCGCCGCCGCCGCCGGTGCCCTGGACGGCCGCCGCACCTCCGCCTACCCGGCGCTGGCCCCGGACATCAAGGCCGCCGGCGCCGAGTTCGTCGACGGCGAGGCCGTGGTGGACGGCGTGGTCGTCTCGGCCCGCGCGTGGCCCGACCACCCGGCGTGGCTGCGCGCCTTCATCGAGGTGTTGCGCAAGCACGCCCCGCTCGCCTGA